Proteins found in one Acidobacteriota bacterium genomic segment:
- a CDS encoding MFS transporter, with product MKSKADTSTGFIELLRENCDFRNLMMSRFISQAGDWFNFVALSTLLLNLTGSGEAVALVLIIKLLPTFFFGPLAGVVADRFNRKTIMMVTDVLRGILGFGFLFIQRADQVWIAYALSAVQIILSTFFEPAESAAVPNIVRREDLVSANALSSATWSITLALGAAAGGIVTDLFGRNTAFIIDALSFFLSAFFVLITRVPPTPKKANLESKLSFAEATGINDLVEGARYLKANPRVVSVMWIKSGWGVAGGGVLFLLAIFGKEVFPIGADGSTSIGILYGCRGFGALIGPMIARAITSASIPTMRRSITVAFFISTFFYLLFATSPFFALTCLCVIGGHAGGSIQWVFSTTLLQFSTDNRFLGRVFALEQSLMTLTLSTSTYLTAKGMDSFGYHPKPLASMLGFAFIIPGIIWWVIQRRLDRADAHKLEPSQPVIETGD from the coding sequence ATGAAAAGCAAAGCGGATACATCGACCGGTTTCATTGAATTGCTGCGCGAGAACTGCGATTTTCGCAATCTCATGATGAGCCGGTTCATTTCGCAAGCCGGTGACTGGTTCAATTTCGTGGCGCTTTCCACACTGCTTTTAAACCTCACCGGTTCAGGCGAAGCGGTGGCGCTGGTGCTAATCATCAAATTATTGCCGACCTTTTTTTTCGGGCCGCTTGCGGGTGTGGTTGCCGACCGCTTCAATCGCAAAACCATTATGATGGTTACGGATGTGTTGCGCGGCATATTGGGTTTCGGCTTTCTTTTCATTCAGCGCGCCGATCAGGTGTGGATTGCTTATGCGCTGAGCGCCGTACAGATTATCCTTTCAACCTTTTTTGAACCCGCCGAATCGGCTGCGGTTCCCAACATCGTGCGTCGCGAAGACCTGGTTTCGGCAAATGCGCTCAGTTCGGCGACCTGGTCAATCACCCTGGCATTGGGCGCGGCAGCGGGCGGCATAGTCACCGATTTATTCGGACGCAATACGGCATTCATCATCGATGCGCTGTCATTTTTTCTTTCCGCCTTTTTCGTCCTCATCACGCGCGTTCCGCCGACGCCAAAAAAAGCGAACCTCGAATCGAAACTCTCATTTGCCGAAGCCACCGGCATCAACGATTTAGTTGAAGGGGCGCGCTATTTGAAAGCCAACCCGCGTGTGGTTTCGGTGATGTGGATTAAAAGCGGTTGGGGGGTAGCAGGCGGCGGCGTGCTGTTTTTACTGGCGATTTTCGGCAAAGAGGTTTTTCCGATTGGCGCGGACGGCAGCACTTCGATTGGCATTTTGTACGGTTGTCGGGGATTTGGCGCACTGATTGGGCCGATGATTGCCCGCGCCATAACGAGCGCCTCAATTCCGACAATGCGGCGTTCGATTACCGTCGCGTTTTTCATCAGCACATTTTTTTATTTGCTCTTTGCGACCTCACCGTTTTTTGCGCTTACCTGTTTATGCGTCATCGGCGGTCACGCGGGCGGCAGCATTCAATGGGTCTTTTCAACAACCCTTTTACAATTTTCAACCGACAATCGTTTCTTAGGTCGCGTCTTTGCGCTCGAACAATCACTTATGACGCTGACGCTTTCGACCTCGACCTATCTCACTGCCAAAGGCATGGATAGTTTCGGCTATCATCCCAAACCACTCGCTTCGATGCTCGGTTTCGCGTTCATCATTCCCGGCATCATCTGGTGGGTGATTCAAA
- a CDS encoding intradiol ring-cleavage dioxygenase, with protein sequence MDKKTSKHLISRRHTLRLLGAAGATALVGWAGEPAKRFLPKTAFGSLTQAQSLSCVVRPALTEGPYFVDEKLNRSDIRLDPTTNVTKTGVPLRLIFNVSRVTGSSCTPLPNAYVDIWHCDALGAYSDVSGAGQSSTIGQKFLRGYQVTDSNGAAQFTTIYPGYYTGRTVHIHFKVRLYSGSQETYEFTSQFFFDDTLTDQVFTNAPYNSKSARGTRNSNDGIYRSAMLLPLNAEGQGYLGIFNIALEGVTVVDPPTAAPTINGASVSGKKLIVTGANFDLGAKIFLNGEKQKKTANDETNPTTILIAKKAGNLIAAGQTVTLQVRNSDNTLSDEFLYARPVE encoded by the coding sequence GTGGATAAAAAGACCTCTAAACATTTGATCAGCCGCCGCCACACCTTGCGTTTACTCGGCGCGGCAGGAGCCACCGCTTTAGTCGGTTGGGCGGGCGAACCGGCAAAACGATTCTTACCGAAAACCGCTTTCGGCTCCCTGACCCAAGCGCAATCGCTATCGTGCGTCGTCAGACCCGCATTAACCGAAGGACCCTATTTTGTCGATGAAAAACTCAATCGTTCAGACATTCGCCTGGACCCGACTACCAACGTCACCAAAACCGGCGTGCCGCTTCGATTGATATTTAATGTGAGCCGCGTTACCGGCAGCAGTTGCACACCGCTTCCCAATGCTTATGTTGACATCTGGCACTGTGATGCGCTGGGCGCTTATTCGGATGTGAGCGGCGCGGGACAATCCAGCACCATCGGGCAGAAATTCCTGCGCGGTTATCAAGTCACAGACAGCAACGGCGCTGCTCAATTCACGACCATCTATCCGGGTTATTACACCGGCAGAACCGTTCACATTCATTTCAAGGTTCGTCTCTATTCCGGGTCTCAGGAAACCTATGAGTTTACTTCGCAATTCTTTTTTGACGACACCCTGACCGACCAGGTGTTCACCAATGCGCCTTATAACTCGAAAAGCGCGCGCGGCACTCGCAACAGCAACGATGGCATCTATCGCAGCGCTATGCTTTTGCCGCTAAACGCCGAAGGGCAAGGTTATTTGGGGATTTTCAACATCGCTTTGGAAGGCGTAACGGTTGTTGACCCGCCAACGGCTGCGCCAACCATCAACGGGGCTAGTGTGAGCGGAAAAAAGTTAATCGTCACCGGCGCAAATTTTGACCTTGGGGCAAAAATATTTTTAAATGGCGAGAAACAGAAAAAGACGGCTAATGATGAAACCAACCCAACCACCATATTAATCGCCAAAAAAGCCGGAAATTTAATTGCCGCCGGACAAACGGTTACACTTCAGGTGAGAAATTCCGACAACACGCTTTCGGATGAATTTCTTTACGCCCGTCCGGTTGAATAA
- a CDS encoding LysR family transcriptional regulator, with the protein MHIESLKVFCDLIDTRSFSKAAAKNFISQSAVSQQIRAFEEKFERQLVERSRKGLVPTAAGLTFYKGCREILDRYNALEEELKTLGNLVSGQVRVATIYSVGLHEISPIVKNFIKNYPQANLHIEYSRANKVYDDVINGTNDIGIVAYPKAQPQLEIIPYRSEPLSLICYPEHPLAKRKRVDIEHLKDERLIGYERDIPSRKALDKIFRTQGITPNYVMEFDNIEIMKLYVESGQGITILPATVAEAETRAGTLKAVKFTKPYIRSVGIIYRKGRIFSTAARKFLEMLVASAMA; encoded by the coding sequence ATGCATATAGAATCTCTGAAAGTATTTTGCGATTTGATTGATACGCGCAGTTTTTCCAAAGCGGCGGCTAAGAATTTCATTTCTCAATCTGCCGTCAGTCAACAGATTCGCGCTTTTGAAGAGAAGTTCGAGCGTCAGCTTGTCGAACGCAGCCGCAAAGGTCTGGTGCCGACCGCCGCCGGTCTCACGTTTTATAAAGGTTGTCGGGAAATCCTCGACCGTTATAACGCGCTCGAAGAAGAATTGAAAACCCTCGGCAATCTCGTGAGCGGGCAGGTGCGGGTGGCGACCATTTATTCGGTCGGGCTTCATGAAATTTCGCCGATTGTTAAGAATTTTATAAAAAATTATCCACAAGCCAACCTGCATATCGAATACAGCCGCGCCAATAAAGTTTATGATGATGTGATTAACGGCACCAATGACATCGGCATCGTCGCCTATCCGAAAGCCCAACCGCAACTTGAAATCATTCCCTATCGCTCGGAACCGCTTTCATTGATTTGTTATCCTGAACATCCGCTGGCAAAACGCAAACGGGTTGACATCGAGCATCTCAAAGATGAGCGGTTGATCGGTTATGAACGCGACATTCCCTCGCGCAAAGCTTTGGATAAAATTTTTCGCACGCAGGGCATCACCCCGAATTATGTGATGGAATTCGATAACATTGAAATCATGAAACTGTATGTTGAATCGGGGCAGGGCATCACTATCTTGCCGGCAACGGTTGCCGAAGCGGAAACCCGCGCAGGAACCTTGAAAGCCGTGAAGTTTACCAAACCTTATATTCGCTCCGTCGGCATCATCTATCGCAAAGGCAGAATTTTCAGCACCGCCGCGCGCAAGTTTCTGGAAATGCTGGTCGCTTCGGCAATGGCGTGA
- a CDS encoding tetratricopeptide repeat protein — MDSPLNTAQQYFERALELYNKGLLDEAIERYRIAIEMRDGNFPRAHYFLAHALLATGNPEAALEAFQRAIEQQPENPDAYYHLGNALARIGNHPEAIKAFNKAIEQRGGNHAWAHHDLGLTLLGSGHAATAIEAFKKAIEQRQEIFPKAWHNLGVAYARSGKLDEAIRALGKALEQRQGVYPETQFELGRVLTEKGDLQAAVTAFRECLANRQKRFPEAHFELGRAFYGLGQLDDATAEFHAALAEQTHYPEAYHGLGRVLARQGNVAEAREAYQAAIRQQGDFPWAYHGLGNLFARQGNLTEAINAYRQAIKQNPLFPRAHYDLGMALNAQGAGDDAINAFNKAIEQRGGNYPEAHYELGRLYALQEQTLLAAQSFKTAIAQNPHFPEAHQDLGVVLYRSGNTHEAITAYRAALAQSNGDFATAHHNLGLALLDLAEYDEAIRELHLAIQQQTRFPKAYRNLGRAYYSVGNFDSAIQALRTAVQQREGKFAEAYYDLGLAHFSKGHFDDAIAALQTAIEQTDERAFPEAHFWLGNAHSAKGDAPSAVRSFKAALATREGTAYPEAHYSLGLAYEQLGDHTNAIAAYRQALAENENFAAAHYSLGNALLRSGAIESAIISLQRATDLQNDMPWAHQKLGQALHQAGRLDEALQALQRAIALQSDFPEAKLNLAQSLYANGNTAAAIDACNEVIAMSSLAFPEAHYLRGRALYEMNDLEEAALGFRTAISINPEMAEAHRDLGHTLYDLGDLDGAINAYRTTLDLHPEYILVHHDLGVTLCERGRVEEAITSLRRATDNPEEAFPFAWHDLGVALYDSGEIDEAIHAFNKAIEQRRGRYPQAFYNLGNAFYARGDVDGAVQAYQTAIDQQGGNFPDAYRNLGNALARLGKLDSATDSIKQAIAQGDTAADAHHDLGLILYGRGQLDEAIKEFRQAIELRDGVDPEAHRNLGRALYQMGALEEARVEFETAIAQREIQSAPRAATTGLLSSEATLDEHKGATANLVAELNQYATYVTGLFPEAHFDLGRVLFSLGRTEDAIKQFRLAIEQRDGHYPRAHFELGRALGRATALADAINELQKAIQQQGGRFPEGYFQMGTFYARQSDYDAAIEAYRTAIQQSGGVYPQAFYQLGTAYVRTGNQSAALDAFDRAIEQRGGYYPEAHQDKGRVLYAMDRLDEANNAYSTAVRQKNGNHQPVEETPAEIPESVSETLGNRLRQAPAASSGEATIKVETKVTKPSE; from the coding sequence ATGGATAGCCCCCTCAATACTGCACAGCAATATTTTGAACGCGCGCTTGAACTCTATAACAAAGGGCTACTTGACGAAGCCATCGAACGTTACCGCATCGCCATTGAAATGCGTGATGGCAATTTTCCACGCGCTCACTATTTTTTAGCGCACGCCTTACTTGCCACAGGCAACCCGGAAGCCGCGCTCGAAGCCTTTCAACGAGCTATCGAACAACAGCCCGAAAATCCCGATGCTTATTACCATCTCGGCAACGCCCTTGCCCGCATCGGCAATCACCCGGAAGCCATCAAAGCTTTCAATAAAGCCATCGAACAACGCGGCGGCAATCATGCCTGGGCGCACCACGATTTAGGACTCACCCTGCTGGGAAGCGGGCACGCGGCAACCGCAATCGAGGCGTTTAAAAAAGCCATTGAACAACGCCAGGAAATTTTTCCCAAAGCCTGGCATAACCTCGGCGTCGCCTATGCCCGAAGCGGCAAGTTAGACGAAGCCATTCGCGCGCTTGGCAAAGCCCTGGAGCAACGGCAGGGCGTATATCCCGAAACCCAGTTTGAACTCGGTCGCGTACTCACCGAAAAAGGCGATTTGCAAGCCGCGGTCACGGCGTTTCGCGAGTGTCTGGCGAATCGTCAAAAGCGTTTTCCCGAAGCCCATTTTGAACTTGGTCGCGCGTTTTATGGTCTCGGACAACTCGACGACGCCACCGCTGAATTTCACGCCGCGCTCGCTGAACAGACGCATTACCCGGAAGCCTATCACGGACTTGGTCGTGTACTCGCAAGACAGGGCAACGTTGCGGAAGCCCGTGAAGCTTACCAGGCGGCGATTCGACAGCAAGGGGATTTCCCCTGGGCGTATCACGGACTCGGCAATCTCTTTGCCCGACAAGGAAACCTCACTGAAGCGATCAACGCCTATCGCCAAGCCATCAAACAAAACCCGCTGTTTCCCCGCGCTCATTACGATTTAGGCATGGCGCTCAATGCCCAGGGCGCAGGCGACGACGCTATCAACGCCTTTAACAAAGCCATTGAACAGCGCGGCGGCAATTACCCGGAAGCCCATTATGAACTCGGTCGCCTGTACGCTTTGCAGGAACAGACGTTGCTCGCCGCGCAATCATTTAAAACCGCCATCGCGCAAAACCCGCATTTTCCTGAAGCCCATCAAGACCTCGGCGTCGTGCTCTATCGCAGCGGTAACACGCACGAAGCGATTACCGCCTATCGCGCGGCGCTTGCCCAAAGCAATGGCGATTTTGCCACCGCGCATCATAATCTCGGTCTGGCGCTTCTGGATTTGGCTGAGTACGACGAAGCCATCCGCGAATTGCACCTGGCGATTCAACAACAGACGCGCTTTCCGAAAGCCTATCGCAATCTTGGTCGCGCCTATTATTCGGTCGGCAATTTCGACAGCGCCATCCAAGCCCTGCGCACGGCAGTTCAGCAACGCGAAGGCAAATTCGCCGAGGCTTATTATGATTTAGGTCTGGCGCATTTCAGCAAAGGGCATTTCGACGACGCGATTGCCGCCTTGCAAACTGCCATTGAACAGACCGACGAACGAGCTTTCCCCGAAGCCCATTTCTGGCTCGGCAACGCCCATAGCGCCAAAGGCGATGCGCCAAGCGCCGTGCGCTCTTTTAAAGCCGCGCTCGCCACGCGCGAAGGCACTGCCTATCCCGAAGCCCATTACAGTCTCGGTCTCGCATACGAACAACTCGGCGACCACACCAATGCGATTGCGGCGTATCGTCAGGCGCTTGCTGAAAATGAAAATTTCGCGGCGGCGCATTACAGCCTCGGCAATGCGCTGTTGCGTTCAGGCGCGATTGAGTCGGCGATTATCAGTTTGCAACGCGCCACCGATTTGCAAAACGATATGCCCTGGGCGCATCAGAAACTCGGTCAGGCGTTGCATCAGGCAGGCAGGCTCGACGAAGCCCTTCAGGCTTTGCAACGCGCCATTGCGTTACAGTCCGATTTCCCCGAAGCCAAACTCAATCTTGCGCAATCGCTTTATGCCAACGGCAACACCGCTGCGGCGATTGATGCCTGTAACGAAGTGATTGCCATGAGCAGCCTCGCTTTTCCCGAAGCCCATTATCTGCGCGGGCGGGCGCTTTATGAAATGAATGACCTCGAAGAAGCCGCGCTTGGGTTCCGCACCGCTATCAGTATCAATCCCGAAATGGCTGAAGCGCATCGCGACCTGGGACACACGCTTTATGATTTGGGCGATCTTGACGGCGCAATCAATGCCTATCGCACGACCCTCGATTTGCACCCCGAATACATCCTCGTCCATCACGATTTGGGCGTGACGCTTTGTGAACGCGGGCGCGTCGAAGAAGCGATTACCAGTTTGCGCCGCGCTACAGACAATCCCGAAGAAGCTTTCCCGTTCGCCTGGCATGACCTGGGCGTGGCGCTTTACGATTCGGGTGAAATTGATGAGGCAATACACGCCTTCAATAAAGCCATTGAACAACGGCGCGGACGTTACCCGCAGGCGTTCTACAATCTCGGCAATGCGTTTTATGCGCGCGGCGACGTGGATGGCGCGGTGCAGGCTTATCAAACGGCTATTGACCAACAGGGCGGCAATTTCCCCGACGCTTATCGCAATTTAGGAAATGCGTTGGCGCGACTTGGCAAACTTGATAGCGCCACCGATTCGATTAAACAAGCGATTGCGCAAGGCGATACGGCTGCCGATGCGCACCACGATTTGGGATTGATTCTGTACGGGCGCGGTCAACTGGACGAAGCAATTAAAGAATTTCGTCAGGCGATTGAACTCCGTGATGGCGTAGACCCGGAAGCGCATCGCAATCTCGGTCGCGCGCTTTATCAAATGGGTGCGCTCGAAGAGGCGCGAGTTGAATTTGAAACCGCTATCGCGCAACGCGAAATTCAATCTGCGCCGCGCGCGGCAACTACCGGGTTGCTTTCGAGTGAAGCGACGCTTGATGAGCATAAAGGCGCGACCGCTAATCTGGTCGCCGAACTCAACCAATATGCAACCTATGTGACAGGGCTTTTCCCGGAAGCCCATTTCGATTTGGGGCGTGTGCTGTTTAGTCTCGGTCGAACCGAAGACGCCATCAAACAATTTCGCTTGGCTATCGAACAACGCGACGGTCATTATCCACGCGCCCACTTTGAACTCGGACGCGCGCTCGGTCGCGCGACGGCGCTTGCGGATGCCATCAACGAATTGCAAAAAGCCATCCAACAGCAGGGCGGACGGTTTCCTGAAGGCTATTTCCAGATGGGCACGTTTTATGCGCGACAATCGGATTACGATGCGGCAATCGAAGCTTACCGAACCGCCATTCAACAATCGGGCGGCGTTTATCCACAGGCTTTCTATCAACTCGGAACCGCTTATGTGCGAACCGGAAATCAAAGCGCCGCGCTTGACGCCTTTGACCGCGCCATCGAACAACGCGGCGGTTATTACCCGGAAGCCCATCAGGATAAAGGTCGGGTGCTTTATGCAATGGATCGGCTTGATGAAGCCAACAACGCCTATTCGACAGCGGTTCGTCAGAAAAACGGTAATCATCAGCCGGTTGAAGAAACGCCAGCCGAGATTCCCGAATCGGTCAGCGAAACGTTAGGCAATCGGTTGAGACAAGCGCCCGCGGCAAGTAGCGGCGAAGCAACGATTAAAGTGGAAACCAAAGTGACGAAACCGTCCGAATAA
- a CDS encoding response regulator, which translates to MTAIQTNVRILIVEPEPQTAAELQTLLHHQGYESVVVQTAHDALIHLYSESFNIALINLWLLDMTGIDLLRKIKNLPDEIAVFLMGVQITPAIILEAINSGAVELLYKPFVAVSLIPKIEFLLNHNLPIEQNPTEKKSA; encoded by the coding sequence ATGACAGCAATTCAGACAAACGTCCGCATTTTGATCGTTGAACCGGAACCACAAACCGCTGCGGAGTTGCAGACGCTGTTGCATCATCAAGGCTATGAATCCGTAGTGGTACAGACCGCACACGATGCATTAATCCATCTGTACAGCGAATCGTTCAACATTGCCTTAATCAATCTCTGGTTGCTCGATATGACCGGCATTGATTTGCTCAGAAAAATAAAAAACTTGCCTGATGAGATCGCCGTCTTTTTAATGGGCGTGCAGATTACCCCGGCAATCATTCTGGAAGCGATCAATAGCGGCGCGGTCGAGCTGTTGTATAAACCTTTTGTTGCGGTCAGCCTGATTCCTAAAATCGAATTCCTGCTCAATCACAACTTGCCGATTGAACAAAATCCCACAGAGAAAAAAAGCGCTTGA
- a CDS encoding response regulator transcription factor, which yields MNRILIVDDDLDLCELLAKYLQREGFDFDMAHSGRLGVEQALAGNYALVVLDVMLPGINGFDVLREIRSKSNLPVLMLTARGDDVDRIVGLEMGADDYLPKPFNPRELIARIRAILRRAKPEPSDADLTIASEQIALGDVALDKATRVVTRNGEALPLTAVEFDLLEALLRSAGQIVMREELVKSILGRNFSPYDRSIDTHVSNLRKKLGHFVDGIERIKTIRGVGYIYAKTGEASKE from the coding sequence ATGAACCGCATTTTGATTGTCGATGATGATTTGGATTTGTGTGAATTGCTGGCGAAATACCTGCAACGCGAAGGCTTTGATTTCGATATGGCGCATAGCGGCAGGCTCGGCGTTGAGCAGGCGCTTGCGGGAAATTATGCGCTGGTGGTTTTGGATGTAATGTTGCCAGGAATCAATGGCTTCGATGTGCTGCGCGAAATTCGCAGCAAATCGAATCTGCCGGTGTTGATGCTCACGGCGCGTGGCGATGATGTTGACCGCATCGTCGGTCTGGAAATGGGTGCCGATGATTATTTGCCGAAACCTTTCAACCCGCGTGAATTGATTGCGCGAATCCGCGCCATTTTGCGGCGCGCAAAACCTGAACCCAGTGATGCCGACTTGACTATCGCGTCCGAACAGATTGCGCTTGGCGATGTGGCGCTCGATAAAGCGACACGTGTGGTGACGCGCAACGGCGAAGCCTTGCCGCTTACCGCCGTTGAGTTTGATTTGCTCGAAGCCCTGTTGCGTTCGGCAGGACAAATCGTCATGCGCGAAGAGTTGGTGAAATCCATACTCGGTCGCAACTTCTCGCCTTATGACCGCAGCATCGACACTCACGTCAGCAACCTCCGCAAAAAACTCGGTCATTTCGTTGACGGCATCGAACGCATAAAAACGATTCGCGGCGTCGGCTACATTTACGCCAAGACCGGCGAGGCATCAAAGGAGTAA